In Priestia filamentosa, a single window of DNA contains:
- a CDS encoding alpha/beta fold hydrolase, with amino-acid sequence MEKFIKLMDESELKVGLVGNPKFKTIMLPVAKESVYGKEAESLKLWGVDPELGKHFIEGLQDKFQVLYFDYEGHRLKHPNSEHLTAENIVKDLLVIADKMDVKKFSYYGYSWLALVGLQLGIQTDRLESLIMGGFPPIDGPYKEMLIVTNKTYEQSKNNQNSSVFNEQDESKSQEKVDWDNIKVKLDTNQTKQFVTLYKNLKEFDDREIQHKLAIPKLIFAGEKDTIVYGKNFGNVTVDIVGILQKNKQELKHMGWDIEILEGKNMNHTKAMQPITVLEVIKPWLIKNLL; translated from the coding sequence ATGGAGAAGTTCATAAAACTTATGGATGAATCAGAATTAAAAGTCGGGTTAGTCGGTAACCCGAAATTTAAAACAATCATGTTACCAGTAGCTAAAGAATCTGTTTATGGCAAGGAGGCTGAAAGCTTAAAGTTATGGGGTGTAGATCCTGAATTAGGAAAACACTTTATCGAGGGATTACAAGACAAGTTTCAGGTTTTATATTTTGATTATGAGGGACACCGATTAAAACACCCTAATTCAGAGCATCTAACAGCTGAAAATATAGTAAAAGATTTATTAGTAATTGCTGATAAGATGGATGTTAAAAAGTTTAGCTATTATGGTTACTCTTGGTTAGCTTTAGTTGGTTTACAATTAGGTATTCAAACAGATAGATTAGAAAGTTTAATAATGGGTGGGTTTCCTCCAATAGATGGACCATACAAAGAAATGTTGATTGTAACTAATAAGACATATGAACAATCTAAGAATAATCAGAATTCTTCTGTCTTTAATGAGCAAGATGAGAGTAAAAGTCAAGAAAAAGTTGATTGGGATAACATAAAGGTGAAGTTGGATACGAATCAAACCAAACAGTTTGTTACGTTGTATAAGAATTTAAAGGAATTTGACGATCGAGAAATTCAACATAAATTAGCTATTCCAAAACTGATATTTGCTGGCGAAAAAGATACGATTGTCTACGGCAAAAACTTTGGAAATGTAACTGTCGATATCGTTGGTATATTACAAAAGAATAAGCAAGAGTTAAAACATATGGGGTGGGATATAGAAATTTTAGAAGGAAAAAATATGAATCACACCAAAGCAATGCAACCGATAACGGTTCTAGAAGTGATAAAACCGTGGCTGATTAAAAATTTACTATAA